A stretch of the Nitratifractor salsuginis DSM 16511 genome encodes the following:
- a CDS encoding deoxyguanosinetriphosphate triphosphohydrolase, with the protein MGPYDRFFPLEEDFREPFSRDRDRVLHCGSFRRLEYKTQVFLNHEGDYFRTRLTHTLEVSQIARTLARQLGLDETLAEVIALSHDLGHTPFGHVGGDELDRLLKEDGHPNGFEHNFQSFRVLTTLEKRYKNFDGLNLTFATLEGVLKHSYPYDKPFYPDWIREAFALDRHPSLEAMIVDHADEIAYTSHDIDDGIKYGLIGFGDLEGLEIVDRVHRMVAREGVAWEDHLYRHRFVASLIRLLVEDFITASQKGVQRYRGERPLCAAIPAEEPLPVGFSAETGSELKRLKKRLFQRLYRHEKIVRNMYAGKQCVRALYRAYVEEPDLLPFSQRELFDRRNPRRVVADMIASMTDRYAMKSYHEIYGISL; encoded by the coding sequence ATGGGGCCTTATGATCGTTTTTTTCCGCTGGAAGAGGATTTTCGTGAACCTTTTTCCCGGGATCGGGACCGGGTATTGCACTGCGGTTCTTTTCGCCGTCTGGAGTACAAGACCCAGGTCTTCCTCAATCACGAGGGGGATTATTTCCGCACCCGCCTGACCCACACTTTGGAGGTGAGTCAGATCGCCCGGACTCTGGCGAGGCAATTGGGTCTGGATGAGACCCTGGCGGAGGTGATCGCCCTCTCCCACGACCTGGGCCATACCCCCTTCGGTCACGTAGGCGGGGACGAGCTGGACCGCCTGCTCAAAGAGGATGGCCACCCCAACGGTTTTGAGCACAATTTCCAATCCTTCCGGGTTTTGACTACCCTCGAGAAACGCTATAAAAACTTCGACGGCCTCAATCTCACCTTCGCTACCCTCGAAGGGGTTCTCAAACACTCCTACCCCTACGACAAACCCTTCTACCCCGACTGGATCCGTGAAGCCTTTGCTCTGGATCGGCACCCCTCCCTGGAGGCAATGATCGTCGATCATGCCGACGAGATCGCCTATACCAGCCACGATATCGACGACGGGATCAAATACGGCCTGATCGGTTTCGGGGATCTGGAGGGTTTGGAGATCGTCGATCGGGTTCACCGGATGGTGGCGCGCGAAGGAGTCGCTTGGGAGGATCATCTCTACCGTCATCGCTTCGTCGCTTCGCTTATCCGCCTTTTGGTGGAGGATTTCATTACCGCTTCCCAAAAAGGGGTCCAACGCTATCGCGGAGAGAGACCTCTCTGCGCCGCGATTCCCGCGGAAGAACCTCTCCCCGTCGGCTTCTCCGCCGAAACAGGCTCAGAACTCAAGCGCCTCAAAAAGCGGCTCTTTCAGCGCCTCTACCGCCACGAAAAGATCGTGCGGAATATGTACGCCGGAAAGCAGTGCGTGCGCGCTCTCTATCGTGCCTATGTCGAGGAACCGGATCTGCTTCCCTTTTCCCAGCGGGAGCTTTTCGACCGGCGCAATCCCCGCCGGGTCGTGGCCGATATGATCGCTTCTATGACCGATCGCTATGCGATGAAGAGTTACCACGAAATCTACGGGATCTCTCTGTAG